DNA from Thiomicrorhabdus sp. Kp2:
CCTTTTTTTCAAAAAAGCAAGCACTTTTTTACCACAAAATACACATTGTTTTAATAGTGCCATCCTATTGATATAAAAGAAAATATCCAAACTTTATAAAAACATTATTTTGTCGTTTTTTTATTGCTCAAAAAATAAAACAGGCGCATAATTCCCTCCCCTTTTTTTGAGTGATGCCAACTTGAACTTTTCACCAGTACAAATCAATGCGCTTTTAGATAACCTTGTAGAAAAAGGTTGGTATGAATGGCCAAACGCCATTGCCGATTCTACCTGTGAATTATTGCTTGCTGAAATTGAAACCTATGATGAACTCGGAGTTCTACAAAGCGCAGGAATTGGACGTGGCGAGCAACACCAACTCAATAACAGTGTACGACGCGACGAAATTAAATGGCTAGATGGTCGTTCCGAGTCACAGATTCAATATTTTGAAGCGATGAGAACACTGCAAACGGAAATGAATCGTGCTCTGTTTTTAGGTCTTTTTGAATACGAATGTCACTATGCACTTTATCCAGAAGGTGGTTTTTATAAAACTCACCGTGACAGCTTTAAGGGTCAAGCCAACCGCATGGTGACTACCGTGTTGTATTTAAATCCTAATTGGCAAGATGATTGGGGTGGTGAGTTGGTTTTATATGACGATTTTGAAACACTACAACTTGCCAAAATCAAACCAGAGATGGGCAAAATGGTGATTTTTATGAGTGAGCAAATCCCCCACGAAGTGCTGCCCACTAAACAACCAAGAGCGAGTGTAGCGGGTTGGTTCCGTTTGAATACTTCTACAGCAGTTACGATTGACCCACCGCTTTAGCTTTAATGGTGAATGTTGAATGTTGAATTTAACCACGAAGGCACGAAGACACGAAGGTTTCAGGGCTTAAAGACTTGATGAAAAATTAACGCTACTTAAGACATAACGTTTACTTTTATTAGACAAAAAGTCATAAGCCTCTATTTATTAACTCTAATAATCTATAACAAAAGACAACAGATGCTAGATTCTCAAATACATTAATTACTTCTCTTGTTCATTTCTTCGTGCCTTCGTGTCTTCGTGGTTAATACTTTTTTATCTAGCCTACAATAGGCTTAGATCATTTAACTAATGGTTAACCACACCAAAGATACCTAATAAACTCATCACCACTTCAGCCACAATCAGCCAGATAATAATCCATTCTAAAAAAGAGCTGTGCTTGTGGTTGTATAAATCCATCATCATGCCAATGTCTTCTTTTAGGGTATTAAGTTTATAACTCACCACTTCAAAACGGTCGTTTAATTCTAATGCTTCGGCCAGGCGGTTATATAAGCGCTCGTAATTCTCGTTATCCCAAAGCACATTTGGTTTATCCAATAACCGTAAATCTAAAACCATGTCGTGTCTTAACAAACTAATCTCTTCAGCGTAGTCAGCAAACTTATGGCGTTTCATCCAGGTTAAGCGACCTGCATCATTGAGCATGTCGCGCCCTTTACTAAAGTAATGACTTACCTTATTTTCAAAACGCTCCAGACCAACACTTTGAGAAACCACCAAAGCCACAATCATAAGTGGCCACAAACTGAATTCTTTTAAGGTAATTAAATCATTTGAGACGGATGAACCTTGATTCACTTCACTGTCTTCCATAATCAAATAATCTTGATGCAGAACACTCTGTTCAAAATGTTCTGCATTTTGAATACCCAATAAAGAGAGGGCTTCGGTGATTTGTTGACGTGGCCAGTTCACAAAAGTTAATACCGAAAATTCGGTAAAAAACAGATACCGATTGTTTTCTAACTCTGCGTAATAGCAGGCTTCGATACCTTTTTGCAGTTGAATTTTGAGCAAGCTTGCAATTTGTAAACGTGACAAAACAACGGGCATATTAATCGAAATTAAAGTAACAGATTGAGCAGACATAAGCTTCCTACATTCAATGAGGATATTGAACAAAAACTGTCTATGGGAGGGATTCTTGAGACAAAA
Protein-coding regions in this window:
- a CDS encoding 2OG-Fe(II) oxygenase is translated as MNFSPVQINALLDNLVEKGWYEWPNAIADSTCELLLAEIETYDELGVLQSAGIGRGEQHQLNNSVRRDEIKWLDGRSESQIQYFEAMRTLQTEMNRALFLGLFEYECHYALYPEGGFYKTHRDSFKGQANRMVTTVLYLNPNWQDDWGGELVLYDDFETLQLAKIKPEMGKMVIFMSEQIPHEVLPTKQPRASVAGWFRLNTSTAVTIDPPL
- a CDS encoding RMD1 family protein, which produces MSAQSVTLISINMPVVLSRLQIASLLKIQLQKGIEACYYAELENNRYLFFTEFSVLTFVNWPRQQITEALSLLGIQNAEHFEQSVLHQDYLIMEDSEVNQGSSVSNDLITLKEFSLWPLMIVALVVSQSVGLERFENKVSHYFSKGRDMLNDAGRLTWMKRHKFADYAEEISLLRHDMVLDLRLLDKPNVLWDNENYERLYNRLAEALELNDRFEVVSYKLNTLKEDIGMMMDLYNHKHSSFLEWIIIWLIVAEVVMSLLGIFGVVNH